Proteins encoded within one genomic window of Ranitomeya variabilis isolate aRanVar5 chromosome 4, aRanVar5.hap1, whole genome shotgun sequence:
- the LOC143766729 gene encoding tripartite motif-containing protein 60-like translates to MDMSIMEPIYSSILLNDGDSQGSRCAGNIYVDSKNIKPRIGESESIAWHIKVKDNGDQEDTEVSCTYCVNRSVVAVRSCTICEASLCSVHLKVHSKSKEHVFTAPTKTFEKAENVKCAIHNEVLKYYCFEDASCICVSCCLAGIHKNHQIEPLTDTCARKKNDLKNVLEKLLIQQIETDTRVQTLQSQKATIKEKAIKLSAKVSDLFIDLRYQMDNLELRILNEIAKEESNVSEPISLLLEKLEQQRDDLSRNIKLLEHLCNVCNPITILQKSRENHVDLFYPKSRPSLLCDPEDLDEALILVTVKRSLDDIMARMKTWHCTSDVTMDVSTAANDIYVSGDKKTVSWSKINQCRQKTPERFKTYQVMSNQSFSSGRHYWEVEISNSGKWIMGVCYPSMDRKGELSVIGNNDKSWGLGYIDKKLKLMHDRSQRHLSSMLPCQRIGVYLDYEAGQMSFYEVSEGIRHIHTFITTFTEPVHAVFWVWYGWLRVTT, encoded by the coding sequence ATGGATATGTCCATCATGGAGCCTATCTACTCTAGCATTCTGCTGAATGATGGAGATTCTCAAGGGTCAAGATGTGCCGGTAACATTTACgttgatagcaaaaatataaaaccaAGAATTGGAGAATCTGAGTCTATTGCATGGCACATAAAGGTCAAGGACAATGGTGACCAAGAAGACACAGAAGTCTCCTGCACATACTGTGTCAACCGGTCTGTTGTGGCAGTAAGGTCGTGTACCATATGTGAAGCTTCTCTTTGCAGTGTACACCTGAAGGTGCACAGTAAGTCGAAGGAACATGTTTTCACGGCTCCCACGAAAACCTTTGAGAAAGCTGAAAATGTCAAATGTGCCATACACAACGAAGTACTGAAATACTACTGCTTCGAAGATGCCTCTTGTATCTGTGTCTCATGTTGCCTCGCTGGAATACACAAGAATCACCAAATTGAGCCGTTGACTGATACTTGTGCGAGGaagaaaaatgacttaaaaaatgTTCTGGAGAAATTACTCATACAGCAAATAGAGACTGACACAAGAGTCCAGACATTGCAAAGTCAGAAGGCAACCATAAAAGAAAAAGCCATCAAGCTGTCAGCTAAAGTCAGCGACCTGTTCATAGATCTCCGGTACCAGATGGACAATCTGGAGTTGAGGATCCTCAATGAGATTGCCAAGGAGGAGAGCAATGTCTCAGAGCCCATCTCCCTTCTCCTGGAAAAGTTGGAACAGCAGAGGGATGATCTTTCTAGAAACATAAAGTTACTTGAGCACCTGTGTAACGTATGCAACCCAATCACCATCTTACAGAAGTCGAGAGAAAACCACGTTGACCTATTTTATCCGAAAAGCAGACCAAGCCTGTTATGTGATCCCGAGGATCTGGATGAAGCTCTCATCTTGGTGACTGTGAAAAGATCCTTAGATGACATCATGGCTCGCATGAAGACATGGCATTGCACATCAGATGTAACGATGGATGTCAGCACCGCGGCTAACGACATATATGTATCTGGGGACAAAAAAACTGTGTCCTGGTCAAAAATCAACCAATGTCGACAGAAGACTCCGGAGAGGTTTAAGACTTACCAGGTTATGAGCAACCAAAGTTTTTCTTCTGGGCGACATTATTGGGAAGTTGAGATTAGCAATTCGGGGAAGTGGATCATGGGAGTGTGTTACCCCAGTATGGACAGGAAAGGAGAACTGTCCGTCATTGGAAATAACGATAAATCCTGGGGACTGGGGTATATAGACAAAAAGCTAAAACTCATGCATGACCGATCACAGCGGCATCTCTCCAGCATGTTACCTTGCCAAAGGATCGGGGTATATCTGGACTACGAGGCTGGGCAGATGTCGTTCTATGAGGTATCGGAAGGCATAAGACACATCCACACCTTCATCACTACTTTCACTGAGCCCGTTCATGCTGTGTTCTGGGTCTGGTATGGCTGGCTGAGGGTCACCACTTAG